One genomic region from Amycolatopsis sp. FBCC-B4732 encodes:
- a CDS encoding ABC transporter permease: MTGPTQRTTSASPADERAAEALEAEQRLAEQQESGRGRPDWAPLPRRTAPKPGSALFSLRKPISATARWTLAVLSFAIPFLAWVVLSVSGAVDSTFLPSPAAVLKAGLDMAGSGELFDDLWATTQRVLEGFGLAVLVSVPLGILMGTFAAGQAFFEPLIGLLRYLPASAFIPLLIIWLGLGEPSKIAILFIGTVFFNTLMTADVVRGVPASLLDVSYTLGARRGEVLRKVVVPHSLPGMIDAIRVNAAAAWNFVVVAELINSSAGLGYRIVRAQRFLQTDKIFAVLVVIGVAGLVIDVLLRLLRTQVGKWAA; the protein is encoded by the coding sequence GCCCGGCCGACGAACGGGCCGCCGAGGCACTGGAAGCCGAGCAGCGGCTCGCCGAACAGCAGGAGTCCGGGCGGGGCCGTCCCGACTGGGCGCCGCTGCCCCGCCGGACGGCGCCGAAGCCCGGCTCGGCGCTGTTCTCCTTGCGCAAGCCCATTTCCGCGACCGCCCGCTGGACACTGGCGGTGCTGTCGTTCGCGATCCCGTTCCTCGCGTGGGTCGTGCTCAGCGTCAGCGGCGCCGTCGACTCGACGTTCCTGCCGTCCCCGGCCGCGGTGCTCAAGGCCGGGCTCGACATGGCGGGCAGCGGCGAGCTCTTCGACGACCTCTGGGCGACCACCCAGCGCGTCCTCGAAGGCTTCGGCCTCGCCGTGCTGGTCTCGGTGCCGCTCGGCATCCTGATGGGCACCTTCGCCGCGGGGCAGGCGTTCTTCGAACCGCTGATCGGCCTGCTGCGCTACCTGCCGGCGAGCGCGTTCATCCCGCTGCTGATCATCTGGCTCGGTCTCGGCGAGCCGTCGAAGATCGCCATCCTCTTCATCGGGACGGTCTTCTTCAACACGCTGATGACCGCCGACGTCGTCCGCGGCGTGCCGGCTTCGCTGCTCGACGTCTCCTACACGCTCGGCGCGCGCCGGGGCGAGGTGCTGCGCAAGGTCGTCGTGCCGCACTCGCTGCCGGGCATGATCGACGCGATCCGGGTCAACGCCGCCGCGGCGTGGAACTTCGTGGTCGTCGCCGAGCTGATCAACTCCTCGGCGGGCCTCGGCTACCGGATCGTCCGCGCGCAGCGGTTCCTGCAGACGGACAAGATCTTCGCGGTCCTGGTGGTCATCGGGGTCGCCGGGCTCGTCATCGACGTCCTGCTGCGCCTGCTGCGCACGCAGGTGGGGAAGTGGGCGGCATGA